Sequence from the bacterium genome:
GTTATTAATGACCTCAGATGAATTAATTGGAATTCGTGACCCCTATGGAGTTAGACCGTTATGTATTGGCAAACTGGGAAAGGCATATATTTTTGCTTCAGAAACCTGTGCCTTAGATTTGATTGGAGCGGAATATCTTCGTGATGTCGAACCTGGGGAAATGGTTGTTATCAATCGCAAAGGATTGAAATCTTTACAGGCTATTCCTTCCTCTCAATGTGACCTCTTTGCTGAAGAAAAACTCCTGCCTAAAAAAGAGGCACAATGTATCTTTGAATTTATCTATTTTGCTCGACCTGATAGTAAGGTCTTTGGTGAAAATGTCTATCTGATAAGAAAAGAATTAGGCAGACAATTAGCGAAAGAATATCCCATAGAAGCAGATGTAGTTATTCCCATTCCGGATTCAGGGGTATCGGCGGCATTGGGTTTTGCTGAAGAATCTAAAATTCCGTATCAATTAGGATTGATGCGTAATCACTATGTCGGTCGCACATTTATTGACCCAAAACAATCAATTCGAGAATTAGGTGTCCAGATAAAATTAAATCCAGTGCGTGAAGTGATAGGAGATAAAAGAGTGGTTGTGATTGATGATTCCATTGTTCGCGGAACTACCTGTCAGAAAATAATGAATCTGCTTCACAAGGCAGGTGTAAAAGAAATACATCTCCGCATAAGCTCCCCACCTATCAGATTCCCTTGTGTTTATGGAATTGACACCCCAACGACAAAGGAATTAATCGCCGCAAATTACTCCCTTGAAGAAATAAAAAGATTTATGAATGTAGATACCCTGGGGTATTTAAGTATTGAGGGACTTCTAAGACCTATTGAAGATTCTATTAAAACTTTTTGTCTGGCTTGTTTCAATGGAAAGTATCCGATTAAAGGAAAAGGTAAGCCTTTTTAATGCTACCTGATTTCCATTACACATAACCTCAACGGTGTCTTACAGATTAAAAGAAATGATGAGGATTGAGATAAATGATAAGGGAATAAAATTAAATATGCTCTGGTTAAAATCTACGATTGGTTGGGATGATGTCCTTGGGCTTACGACTGAATATGACCAACGATCAGGACGGTTTATAACCACCATTACCACATCCGAGGTTAATATTACGGATATTTATCGGCCTGTATTTGATTCAAACACAAAAGGATATTGTC
This genomic interval carries:
- the purF gene encoding amidophosphoribosyltransferase, with translation MKEDKFRDECGIFGVYGHPKAGRLTYLGIFALQHRGQESAGIVTSNGKELIPHRGMGLVTEVFNTPSLRELPGKIAMGHVRYSTTGGSRAENAQPLTIYSSKGQLAIGHNGNLVNTTQIRSKLGRKGATFQTTSDSEVIIQLITHSKMPQLHDAIRDALSNVKGAYSLLLMTSDELIGIRDPYGVRPLCIGKLGKAYIFASETCALDLIGAEYLRDVEPGEMVVINRKGLKSLQAIPSSQCDLFAEEKLLPKKEAQCIFEFIYFARPDSKVFGENVYLIRKELGRQLAKEYPIEADVVIPIPDSGVSAALGFAEESKIPYQLGLMRNHYVGRTFIDPKQSIRELGVQIKLNPVREVIGDKRVVVIDDSIVRGTTCQKIMNLLHKAGVKEIHLRISSPPIRFPCVYGIDTPTTKELIAANYSLEEIKRFMNVDTLGYLSIEGLLRPIEDSIKTFCLACFNGKYPIKGKGKPF